From Candidatus Aminicenantes bacterium:
CTCGACCAGGTTGGCGTAGGCATGCTGGTCAAAATGGCCATCGAGAAGGGCCGGAAAAGCAAGCCTGATCTCAAGATCGGCATTTGCGGCGAGCACGGCGGCGACCCGAAACCGGTGGAGTTCTGCTGCCGGGTCGGCATGAACTACGTCTCCTGCTCGCCCTTCCGCGTGCCCATCGCCCGCTTGGCGGCGGCTCAGGCCGAGATCAAGAGAATGACGCAACCCGCCCGACCCGCGACCCCCAGAGTGAAAAAGACGGTAAAAAAGGCCAAACCCGTTCGCAAAGCCAGGACGATGAAGAAGGTTGCCGCGCCCAAGCGGAAAGCCGCTCCCGCCAAAGGCAGGAAAACAACGGTAAAAAAGGCGTCCGCTAAGAAGAAAACCGTTCGCAGCAAAAAATAAGAAATAATTGTAGGGGCACGGCGCGCCGTGCCCCTACACATTTTTGCCAGATCATACCTTGACATTTTTTTCACCTTTGCCTACAATCGATTTTTAAAATAAAAACGAACGGTGACCAAACCATGAAAACACTGGAAATCACCAACCTAAAAAAAACCTTTCGCTCCAACTTCCTGATAAAGAAATATCCCGTTCTCAAGGGCATCGACCTCAGCGTGGAGCAGGGTGAAATCTACGGTTTCCTCGGGCCCAACGGGGCCGGCAAGACGACCACCATCAAGTGCATCCTGGGACTGCTCTTCCCCGACGAGGGCGAAATCCTGATCAACAGCCTCCCGGGCAACACGCTCGCCGCCCGCAGCCAGATCGGCTTCTTGCCCGAGAACCCCTATTTTTACGATTACCTCAATGCCAGCGAACTGATGCATTTCTCGGCCTCGCTGTTCGGCATCCCGAAAGCCTTCGCCAAGGAGAGGATAAGCACGCTCATCGAGCAGGTGGGGCTGGCCGGCCGCGAGGACCTGAAACTGCGCAAATTCTCCAAGGGCATGCTGCAAAGGCTGGGCATGGCCCAGGCCCTGATCCAGGATCCCGTCTTCCTGATCCTTGATGAACCGTTCTCCGGTCTCGATCCCATCGGCCGCAAGGAATTTCGCGACTTGATCCTCTCCCTGAAAGAACAGGGAAAGACCATCTTTTTTTCCAGCCATATCCTGCAGGACATGGAGATGATGGTCGACCGGGTCGGCATCATCATCAACGGCCGCATCAGCCGCCAGGGCCGGCTTTCGGAGATGATCTCCAGCAGCACCCGCTGCTACGAGATCGTCTGCGCGCGCATCAGCGAAAGGCAGCTGGCCCAGATCCCGGTCCATTTCGTCAGCCGCGACAACCAGTACATCATCACACTGGAAAACGAGGCCGACATCAACCAGGTAGTCGAATCCATCATCCACAACAACGGCCAGGTCATCGCCGTCAATCCGGTCAAGAAGACCCTGGAAGACATTTTTCTGAACGAGATGAGGGAAGTCCAATGAAAATGAATATCAAGGGCCTGGTTTTGAACACCTTCAAGGAGTCGGCGCGCAACAAGATGTTCTACCTGCTGGTGTTTTTCGGCATCGCCTTCGCCTTGAGCTCCAAGCTGATCAGCTTTCTGACCCTGGGCGACACGATGAAAGTGCTGAAGGACACCGGCTTGGCGGCCATCAAT
This genomic window contains:
- a CDS encoding ABC transporter ATP-binding protein; its protein translation is MKTLEITNLKKTFRSNFLIKKYPVLKGIDLSVEQGEIYGFLGPNGAGKTTTIKCILGLLFPDEGEILINSLPGNTLAARSQIGFLPENPYFYDYLNASELMHFSASLFGIPKAFAKERISTLIEQVGLAGREDLKLRKFSKGMLQRLGMAQALIQDPVFLILDEPFSGLDPIGRKEFRDLILSLKEQGKTIFFSSHILQDMEMMVDRVGIIINGRISRQGRLSEMISSSTRCYEIVCARISERQLAQIPVHFVSRDNQYIITLENEADINQVVESIIHNNGQVIAVNPVKKTLEDIFLNEMREVQ